Proteins co-encoded in one Sphingopyxis sp. BE259 genomic window:
- a CDS encoding NAD-dependent dehydratase, which yields MPTFSGVPQYRTRWRMSEALLVGATGLIGRAVIEGFGDNSITVVTRRPVDGLAPHHAERVVSPEAWPDIIAAEKPAVLICCLGTTIRQAGSQAAFRAVDHDLILATARGARLGGTRQMIVVSSVGASAKAANFYLRTKGETEDGLRALGFDRLDLMRPGLLLGDRSGPPRLGEGLATIAAPLADALLHGSFRRYRSIQGATVAAAIVKLAGEGGSGVHIHENDAIRALAD from the coding sequence ATGCCGACATTTTCGGGCGTGCCGCAGTACCGGACGCGCTGGCGCATGTCTGAGGCGCTGCTCGTCGGCGCGACCGGGCTGATCGGGCGCGCGGTGATTGAAGGGTTCGGGGACAATAGTATCACCGTGGTTACCCGCCGCCCGGTTGACGGACTGGCGCCGCACCACGCCGAACGCGTCGTGTCGCCCGAAGCCTGGCCGGACATCATCGCGGCGGAAAAACCCGCGGTGCTCATCTGCTGCCTTGGCACCACGATCCGCCAGGCGGGGTCGCAAGCAGCGTTTCGCGCCGTCGACCATGATCTGATCCTGGCGACGGCGCGCGGCGCCCGCTTGGGCGGCACCCGGCAGATGATCGTTGTCAGCTCCGTCGGTGCGTCAGCGAAGGCGGCCAATTTCTATCTGCGGACCAAAGGCGAGACCGAGGATGGGCTGCGCGCGCTCGGGTTCGATCGGCTCGATCTTATGCGGCCCGGGCTGCTGCTTGGCGATCGGTCCGGGCCGCCGCGGCTGGGCGAGGGGCTGGCGACGATCGCGGCGCCGCTGGCCGATGCTTTGCTGCACGGGTCTTTCCGCCGCTATCGCTCGATTCAGGGCGCCACGGTTGCCGCTGCGATCGTCAAGCTCGCGGGCGAGGGCGGTTCTGGCGTGCATATCCACGAAAACGACGCAATCCGCGCGCTGGCCGATTGA
- the gcvT gene encoding glycine cleavage system aminomethyltransferase GcvT, whose translation MTETEQLDEDAAIEAATEVLPLDAWHRAKGGRMVEFAGYWMPIQYEGIMAEHLWVRENAGLFDVSHMGQLLLSHEGGDKAALDAAVEALLPIDLSTLQLGMQRYSLLLAEDGGVLDDLMVSRWPEYLYLVVNGATKWDDIAYLREHLPDDIVINHLDDQALLALQGPGAEAALSRHVTGQWPLSALVFMRFGAFQIGGVSATISRSGYTGEDGFEISVPAEAAATVADLLCGEPEVKPIGLGARDSLRLEAGLPLYGHDLDPAIDPVEGDLSFAIQKRRRGEGGFPGAARILGHLADGSPRKRVGLLIDGKMPVREGAKLFDGNTEIGVVTSGGFAPSVGAPIAMGYVPRDHAEPGTAIAAEVRGKRVACTVVAMPFVPHNYVRKTGA comes from the coding sequence ATGACCGAAACCGAACAGCTCGACGAAGACGCCGCAATCGAGGCAGCGACCGAGGTTCTGCCGCTCGACGCCTGGCATCGCGCCAAGGGCGGCCGGATGGTCGAATTCGCGGGCTACTGGATGCCGATCCAGTACGAAGGCATCATGGCCGAACATTTGTGGGTGCGCGAAAACGCCGGTCTGTTCGACGTCAGCCATATGGGGCAGTTGCTGCTCTCGCACGAAGGCGGCGACAAGGCGGCGCTCGACGCAGCGGTCGAGGCGCTGCTGCCGATCGACCTGTCGACGCTGCAGTTGGGTATGCAGCGCTATTCGCTGCTGCTTGCCGAGGATGGCGGCGTCCTTGACGATCTGATGGTCTCGCGTTGGCCCGAATATCTCTATCTGGTCGTCAACGGCGCCACCAAATGGGACGACATCGCGTATCTGCGCGAGCATCTGCCCGACGACATCGTGATCAATCATCTCGACGATCAGGCGCTGCTGGCGCTGCAGGGCCCCGGCGCCGAGGCGGCGCTGAGTCGCCACGTGACCGGCCAATGGCCGCTTTCGGCGCTGGTATTCATGCGCTTCGGCGCGTTTCAGATCGGCGGCGTATCAGCGACGATCAGCCGGTCGGGCTACACCGGCGAAGACGGGTTCGAGATTTCGGTCCCTGCCGAAGCCGCGGCGACGGTGGCCGATCTGCTGTGCGGCGAGCCGGAGGTGAAGCCTATCGGATTGGGCGCACGTGATAGTCTGCGGTTGGAGGCGGGATTGCCGCTCTATGGCCATGATCTCGATCCAGCGATCGACCCTGTCGAGGGCGACCTGTCCTTTGCGATCCAGAAACGGCGCCGCGGGGAAGGCGGTTTTCCCGGCGCGGCGCGCATCCTTGGGCATCTCGCCGACGGCAGCCCGCGCAAGCGCGTCGGCTTGCTGATCGATGGCAAAATGCCAGTGCGCGAGGGCGCCAAGCTGTTCGACGGCAACACCGAAATTGGCGTCGTGACGTCGGGCGGCTTCGCCCCTAGCGTCGGCGCGCCGATCGCCATGGGCTATGTGCCGCGCGACCATGCCGAGCCGGGCACCGCAATCGCCGCCGAAGTGCGCGGCAAGCGGGTGGCCTGCACCGTCGTCGCCATGCCTTTTGTCCCGCATAATTATGTTCGTAAAACAGGAGCTTGA